GCTGTCGAGGGTCTTCGTGTACTTGTCGAAGTGGCACCGCCGGCAGCTCTCCGAAGAGGCGACCGTGTAGTCCCTCCGGCTCCGGAAGGTCCGCTTCGGGTGCTCCTCCTGGGAAAAGCCGAAATGGCAGTCCGAACAGCGCAGCTTGTCGTGCGCGAAGGATTCCAGCTGGGAGAGATCCACCTTCAGGGAGATTTTCTCCTTGTTCCGGCAGATCAGGTCCATCGGGTGCCGGTGGCAACTCATGCAGTACTGCTTTTCGTTCGTGAAGATCTTCCCCCCGCTGACCGGGGTGACCGAGTGCGCCTCGTGGCAGTCGGTGCAGACGGGCGCCTCGCCCTTGCCTTCCCGGTCCAGCAGGCTCGCGTGGATGGGGTTTCCCCCGATCTGGCCGTTGGAATGGCAGCCCCGGCAGGCGGACGTCGTCGCCGCCCGGAACTGGTCCCGGCTCCGGAACTTCTTTTTCGGGTGGTTTTCCGGGGGATACTGGGTGTGGCAGGCGGTGCAGTCCAGCATGCCGTGGACGGAAGTCTTGTAGGTGTCGGGGATCACGCGTGCCGGGACCGCGCCGCCGTCGTCCGGGAAAGTTGTCTTGATCCCTTCCTTGGCGTGGCATCGCAGGCATTTCCGGGCCTGGCCGGACAGGTCCGACTCCCGGGCATGGCCTGCCTGCGATGCGACGGCAAGGAGGAAAAGAGCGGCGCAAAGGGCGAGTCCCTTTCGCAGGATCATGGACGTCCCTCCCTCTGGTTCCCAAACAACGTATCAAAAACCAGCCGGAACGCAATCCATCAATGTGGATCGTCCGCGTACGCGGGGTCCTCCCGCATCACCGGCATCCGGTTCAGGATCCATCGGAAGATCAGGATGTGGAGGGTGATGATGGAGAGCACGATAAAGACCTCCCGAATGGGCGGAACGATCGCATGGAAGTGCCCCGGGAGGTTCCAGTTGAACATCAGGATCGAGATGTTGAGCCGCGTCAGGATGACGCCGGCGATGGCATGGAAGGCGCCCACCCGGACGAGCGTGGCGCTGTTCCGCTTGAAGCCGACGGTCAGGACGATGCAGGGGAGAAGCACGAAAAGAAGGATCTCCGTGAGGAACCAGTATCCGTAGGAAGAGGAAAGGAGGAGAGACCAGTTGTCGTCGTGGGCCACGCCGACCATCCGCAGGGCGAAGTAGACGAACATCACGACGCAGGCGGCCTTTCCGAGGCCGACGGTCAACCCGTCCAGGCTGCCCAGGAACTGGTCGTCCGCCTTCTCTTTCAGGAACCGCGAGGCGACCGTGCTCACCACGATCACCATGCAGAGCCCCGCGTAGATGCTGGAGATGAAGAAGAAGACCGGGATGAACGGCGAGTACCACAGCGGGTGGAGCTTGCCGGGGGCCATCAGGAACAGCGCCCCGAGGGCGGACTGGTGGAGCGTGGAGAGGATCACCCCGCCGATCGTCATCCCGACGGTGATCAAGATCGCCCATTTCCGCGTCCTTCGCGCGTTGATCCATTCGAGGATCGCCGGGCTGAACTCGAGCAGCTGGACGGTCAGGTACGTCGAGACGTGCCAGGCGACCAGGAAGAGGACGGACGTCGGCCCGAAGGATACCGCCATCGGGTAGTAGATCCGCCAGGGCCGGCCGATGTCGATCAGCAGGTAGATCACGGCGAAGAGGTAGCCCATGAACCCGGTCAGGACCCCGAGGCGGACGAGCGGATGGTATTTCCGGAACCCGAAGATGTACACCGCCGTCGCCATGACGTACCCCGTCCCCGAAAGGGGAACGCCGGAGAACAGCCCCCATCCGAGGAGGATGCTCCACGGGTACTCGTTGGAGGCGTGCGTGACGGTGGCAAGTCCGCTGTAGAACCGGAGGCCGATGAGGGGAAGGCCGACGCTGAGGATGATCACCGCCACGACATTGAACGGGGTGACGAGCTTCCGGGCATACTCCGACATCGACATGCCCATCGTCAGCTTGCTCAGGAATCGCGCGGGGTACGTTTCTTCCTTTACGAGGCAGTTGTCGCTCATCCCTTCTCCTCCTTGTTCCGGTTCGCCGTGTAGCACAATCCCAGCAGCGCGGGCCACAGCGTGAGGACCAGGGGCACGGCCGACAGGAACCCCCGGGTGTTCTCCACGATCGGCTTCCGCGGAAGATTCGTCGGGAAGTCCAGCTCCCCGAAGGGAATCCCCGAGAGGTACATCCAGCTCGTCCCGCCGGCTTCAAACTCGCCGTAGACCTGGTCGACGTACCGGTCCGGGAACTTCCGGATCCGCTCCCTGGCGATCTTGAGCAGCTTTGTCCGGTTGCCGAACGTGATCGCCCCCACGGGGCAGCTCCCGGCGCATGCGGGGATCCCTCCCGCCTTGATCCTGCCGTGGCACATCGTGCACTTGACGACCCTGGGCTCCAGGGCGCTCTCGTAGTCGTATGCGGGAGCGTAGTACGGGCAGGCGACCATGCAGTACCTGCACCCGAAGCAGACGTCCTTGTCGTAGAGCACCGGTCCTTCCGGCGTCTTCGTGTAGGCGCGCACCGGGCACGCCGAGGCGCAGCTCGGCTCCTCGCAATGGTTGCACTGCACTTTCCGGTAGATCGGGTTCCCGGAGCCTTTCGCGTTCCCGTACCGGTTGACGACCGTGTACGCGCTCGCGGTGGGCCGCCTCTTCCGTTCGAACACCGATTTCTCGTCGAACGGGACCTCCGGGGCGGGAAGTCCGTTCGCGGCGTTGCAGGCGGATTCGCAGGTGCGGCATCCGACGCACTCCGTGAGGTCGGTGAGCATCCCCACCCGGTCGGGCCAACCGGTGAGTTCGCGGGACGCCAGGGCGTCCGCCGGGGACCCGAGGAACGCGGCCCCTCCGACCACCGCAACGCCCCGGAGAAAATCCCTCCGGTTCACGGTAAACTTGCCGTCCTTCCCCTCGCCCCGCTTGCTGCCGCCCCCGGCGTCTTTCACGGGTTTATCCATCGAAAAGATCCTCCCTTGGGATATTCCTTCGTTTTCACCGGCCGGCGCCTATGGCGCCTTGGCCTGCGCGGAGCTCTCGTGGCACATCTCGGTGCATCCCTTCGGGTCCGTGCCGACGCTTCCCACTTCCCGATGGCACTTGATGCAGGCGCGGTGGTAGGCGGCCGCAAGCGTCGGCCGGTCGATCTTCCCGGCGTCGTACGTCGCCTGATGGCATTCCCCGCAGGGCCGGATCCGGCCGAACTGCACGTTCTTCTTGAAGGAAGACGCGTCGATCGTGTGGCATCCGCCGCAGGAGGGAGCCTGGGCCCCCCCGTGCTGGTGGTGGCATTCGTTGCAGCTTCCCGCCGTACCCACATGCTTCGGGTGGTCGAATTTCACCGGCCCGTACTTCTTCGCAAGGGAGCCCAGCAGGATGGTTCCGGGCATCTTCCCCTTCGGGGATCCCGCCGGCTTCGCGGCGGCCCCCCCGGCCCCGGCGTACGGGGCCGCCGTGATCGCCATCAACCAGAAGAGAGCGATGGTCAAAACGGTCTTCGTATTCAAGTGCGCCTCCTTCGGTCCGCGTTCTGCTGGGGAATGGTCACTTCCCTTCGCCTTCCTTCGATTTCCCGTCCTTCGTATCCGTCTTCTTCGCCTTCTTCGCTTTTCTACCCGCCAGGTACGCCTCGCTCGGCCTCCATCCGAAGACCGCGCTGGCGCCCACTGCATCGAGCGCGGAGGCCATCCCCTCCGTGGCCATTCCGCGGAGCTCCGAGGCGAGCGTATACACGAACAGGAACGGCAAAGCGGCGACGTAGGCAAGGCCGATGAACGGCGCCGCCAGGGCGCGCCCGACGGTCTTCCGGAAGCTCACGAACCCATCCTTGCGGAGGAGCGCGACATCCTCGCCGATCAATTTCCGCAGCGACTGGAACGGAGCCGGCTTCAGGAACTCGAGAAAGAGGATGAAGCCCGTGATCGTCAGGACCGAGAGGATGTATTCCACCCCCTTCACGCGAGTGAGGAAATCAACGAGTGTGTGCATCATTCCGCCTCCTTTCCAGGGTGTTCGTTGTTTGCTTCCTTCTTCCCGTTTCCCTTCCCCTTGCCGTCGAGGTACGCCTCCTGGGGCCTCCACCCGAACGACACGCTCTTCCGCATCTGCAGGAAGAGGCTCCCGAAGACCCTCACCCCCACCATGTAGACCGTCGTGCAGATGATCAGCACCGGCAGGAACAGCACGTACACTCCCCCGAGGCAGATCATCGCGAGGAACAGGAGGAAGAAGGGAAGGCGGTGGTAGGTCGCCTCCCCCCCGCCGGGAAGGATCCCCTCCTTCTTCAGTTCCACCACGTTCATGCTCTTCAGGTTCCAGTACGTCCCCGCATCCACGCTCTCTCCTCCGCTGTACCTTGTCATCTCCCGTACCCCCTTTCCGGTTTCGGTGTTCGGGGCGTCGTTCCTTCTCTTGCGGACCACTCTATGGGACGGGGGCGCGGCGGACAATTGGAGGAAACACCTAGATCCGGCGGAAAAAGTCCCTACCCGGGGGAGGGAAACAGCGCAGTTTCAGGGGAAATCGACGGGACGGGGAGGAGGGAAAACGACTACCGGAGCATGCTTTCGGCCACTTTCATCAGCTCGAACGGGGTCAGGCGGGCGAGGACGGTGATCCGCACATCCTTCTCCCTCCAGGAGATGCGGGAACACGGCTCGCCTTTCACGCCGGAGCCGACCTCGAGGATCGCGGATCTCCCCTTCAGGGGATAGGTCGCCCGCTCCCGGATCCGGGAGATCGCAAGCGTTCCCCCCGGGGAGAAGTCGTCCCGGACCGCCTGGCAGATCATCATCCCGACCTCCCGGGTCTTTCCCTCCGCGCTCCTCTCGAATTCCATGATGACGGCGGGATACGGCTTCCCCTGCGCGAGGATCCCCGTGGGAGGCCAGCGGAAGTCTTCCGGAAAATAGGAGGGGACGAACACCTGCGCGATCCCCAGCGTGGTCCGCATCTCCTCGAAGTCCCCGTATCGGCGCATGAGATCCTTCTGCGCGACGAGAGGAAACCAGTTGAGCGCCTTCAGCGCGATGACCAGGATCGCCAACCCCGCCGCGAAGGCCAGGAAACCGAACGCCTTGTTCCTCATGGGCACTCTCCGCTACACGATGTAGTAATTGATGACGACCACGGCCGCGACGACCGCCGTGGGGACGAGCCACCGGATCCCCCGGTCCTCCTCGATCCTGGATTCCAGCCGGGAGATCCGGCTCTCGATGTTCAGGCGGTGGCTGCGCTCCTCGATCTCCTTCGCGGTCTTCCGCGTGGTCCGGCGGGCGACCGGCGCGTCTTCCTCCGGGGGGAGGTAAAGCTTCCGGAGCGCGTCCACCAGCGCACCCCGGTTCCGCGTGAGGTTCACGGCGAACGCGTCGCACACCTTCTCCTCCTCCTGCGCCGCCCTCCGGAACTCCATCAGTACGACGGGGTTGAAGAACATGAGCGCCCGGAGCAGGTACGCCGCGACCAGCATCGGATGTCGGCTCCGGAGGACGTGGGAGATCTCGTGGGCGACCGCGGACCGCAGCTCCCCCTCCGTCAGGGACTTCACCAGGGAAGAGGACACGTACACCGCCGCGTTCTTCCCGGTGGTGGAGAAGATCAGGAAATCGTCGTCCTCCACCACGAACACGGATGGGGGGACGACCATCAGGGATTCCATCTCCGCCAGGATCTCCGGGTCCTCCATGCAATCGAGCGTATCCGGGGATTTTCCGGGCTTCCCCGACCGGAACGTATGCCCAAGGATGGGGATCAGCTCCTGGAAGAGGAACACGAGGGATGTGACCGCGAACACGAGCGCCAGCCCCCCCATCGCGGGGCGGGTCCCCAGCGCCTCGAATTCCAGCCACCTGCCGCTCTCGAAGATCGTCTCCAGGCGGAAGTACGCCGAATCCCGCTCCGGGCTGACGAGCCGGAAGAGCGGGAACAGGAAGACCGGGGCGACGACGGGGACGAGGAGGACCCTCTGCCGGACCACCGGGTTCCTGACGTCCCAGGCCTTGATCGCGATCTCGGCGACGACGGAGGCGACCAGCGAATGGAAGAAGGCCTGCGTCACGTACAGGCCGGGGAAGGAATGGAAGAAGCCGGAAAGACTCATGACGGTACCCAGTGTATTCCATCTGCGGGCATGGCGGAATGCCGCCGGGGAAACCTTCTTCCCCGGCGCGCGTCGAAACTAGGGACGGCGGTTCACATTCATCCACGTACAAGGAGGCGGCCATGCAGGAGCGCAAGGGAGTGATCACCTTCAAGGGGAACCCGATGACCCTTCTCGGGCCCGAGATCAAGGCGGGGGACAAGGCCCCCGACTTCCGGGTCGTGGACACGGGGATGGCGTCCGTTACGCTCGCGGATTTCAAGGGAAAGGTCAAGATCATCAGCGCCGTGCCGTCCCTCGACACGCCGACGTGCGACACGGAGACGCGGAGATTCAACCAGGAGGCGGCGGGCATCCCGGGGAACGTCGTCGTCCTCACGGTCAGCCTCGACCTTCCCTTCGCCCAGAAGCGGTGGTGCGCGGCGGCCGGGATCGACAAGGTGAAGACCCTCTCGGACTACCAGGACCGCTCCTTCGCCTCCGCCTACGGGGTGCTCATCAAGGAGCTGAAGCTCCTGTCCCGGTCGATCTTCGTCGTCGACGCGACCGACACGGTCCGGTACGTCCAGCACGTGAAGGAAGTCGCGCAGGAACCGGACTACGCCGCGGTCCTTGCGGCGGCGCGGAATCTCGCGTAGAAGGGAAGCGGGAGCCGGCAAGGTCGGCCGGAAAGGGGAGACCCGTGACGCGCTACGCCACCGGCGTCTTCTATCACCCGTCCTTTTCCCGGCGAAGCTACCTTACGGTCGGGACGCGGCTGGCCGATTTTCCGGGGGCGCTGGACGGGGTCCTGCGGGACGAGCGCGTAAAGCTCTACGAGTCCGGGCCCGTGTCGCGGGAACTGGTGCTGAAGGTCCACACCCCGGGGCTGATCGAAGGGGTGAAGGGAGACCCGCTCTGCTCCACCGCCTGGCATTCGGCCGGAGGCGTGGTGTCGGCGGGGGAGAAGATCGCCGAGGGGGAAATCGGGAACGCGTTCGCCTTCATCGGCGCGGGGGGGCACCACGCCGGACGGGACTTCTTCGGGGGGTACTGCTGCTTCAACGACGTCGCGCTCTGCGTCGTCAACCTGCGGGAGAAGCACGGCTTCCGGCGGTTCGCGATCCTCGACACCGACGCCCACCACGGCGACGGCACGCGGGAGCTCTTCCTCGACGACCCCGACATCCTCCACGTCTGTTTCTGCGGCAGGGAATTCGAATCGCCCGACAGGACGAAAGTGGACGTGGGGTACCCCGAACCCCGGGGAACCGGCGCACGCCGTCCGGTCAACGACGCCTACTTCGACCGGGTCGCACACCAGTTCCCCGACCGGGTCCGCCGGTTCCGTCCCGACCTCCTCTTCTGGTATTTCGGGTTCGACACCCACCAGGGCGACTACGGCGACATCGGCCTGACCGGTCCGTGCTACTGGAACATCGCCTGCCTGATGCGGGACCTCGCGGGGGAGATCTGCGGCGGGAAACTCGCGGTGGTCCTGGGGGGCGGTTCCCGGACGGAGCTGGCGACGAGCCTGATCCCTCCGGTCATCGAGCGGCTGGCGGCCGTAACGGTCAGCGGAAAAGCTCCATGAAGGCGTGCAGGCGGTTGTACGCCTGCGCCTCCGACCAGGCGCGGGGATCGGCGTGGTCGGCCTCCAGCAGCAATCCCCTCACGCCTTCTTCCGCGGCGAGGCGTCCCATCAGGTCGATCTGCCCGATCGAGTACGGCTTGCACGACCGGTCGCTGTGGAAGATCGCTCCCGCCGCGCCGTACTCCCTGCAAAGCCGCTTCATGACCGAAAGCTTGTGCGGAAGATCCCGGTTGAGGAGCACGTGGAGGTAGGCCCGTGCCGACGAGCCCTCCGGATCCGCCGGATCGAGCATCGCGCCCGCCTCGGCCCACGCGTTCGTGTACGTGGCGCAGACGACGTTGAATCCGTTCCGCGCCAGCACGGTCGAGAGGTCGCGCAGGTGGAACCAGATCGGCAGGTTGTCCCACAGGAGGCGGACACGCTCGTCGGCGATGCCGCCCACGCCGCGTGCGACCCGGTCGTTCAGTTCGTCGCGCAGCATCCGGTAGTAGGCGTTGCACTCCCGCGTGCCGCGCATCGCCACGATGGGGGCGAGGTGGAAGAAGGAGTCGAACCCGGTCCAGGGCGACGGGCGGGCGCGCCCGGCGCGCAGGCACTCGTCCCACAGGCTGGTCCCCTCGCGGGCCAACCGCATCGTCCCGGCCAGCGTTGCGCGATCCACCTTCCGGCCGGCGACCCGTTCAGCGATCTCCGCAAGTTCCCGCAACTGGTCGGCGATGTAGGCGAGAAGGTGCGGCCGGGCTTCGCCGTAGACGAAGGGCGTGTCGATGACCACCAGCGGCACGCGGAAATGGACGGCCAGCGCCCGGTACCAGTACAGGACGGTCTGGCAGATG
The DNA window shown above is from bacterium and carries:
- a CDS encoding cytochrome c3 family protein → MILRKGLALCAALFLLAVASQAGHARESDLSGQARKCLRCHAKEGIKTTFPDDGGAVPARVIPDTYKTSVHGMLDCTACHTQYPPENHPKKKFRSRDQFRAATTSACRGCHSNGQIGGNPIHASLLDREGKGEAPVCTDCHEAHSVTPVSGGKIFTNEKQYCMSCHRHPMDLICRNKEKISLKVDLSQLESFAHDKLRCSDCHFGFSQEEHPKRTFRSRRDYTVASSESCRRCHFDKYTKTLDSVHYAILSQGNLNAPVCNDCHGGHAIAHVSHAVKGRILTTQKCRKCHTQVYEMYSNSVHGKALLSEQNQDVPICIDCHTAHDIQNPLTLEYHERIPQMCGNCHANPAVVSKYGLSTDVLKTYLADFHGVTLGFYKKQREKLYKPARPIAVCTDCHGTHSIIGAGSSSPPTVKANLVKRCRKCHPDSNENFPNAWLFHYKPSPSKHPLIFIVNTAYRVFLPIMVIGLILQVLLHVWRYAVNR
- the nrfD gene encoding NrfD/PsrC family molybdoenzyme membrane anchor subunit, whose protein sequence is MSDNCLVKEETYPARFLSKLTMGMSMSEYARKLVTPFNVVAVIILSVGLPLIGLRFYSGLATVTHASNEYPWSILLGWGLFSGVPLSGTGYVMATAVYIFGFRKYHPLVRLGVLTGFMGYLFAVIYLLIDIGRPWRIYYPMAVSFGPTSVLFLVAWHVSTYLTVQLLEFSPAILEWINARRTRKWAILITVGMTIGGVILSTLHQSALGALFLMAPGKLHPLWYSPFIPVFFFISSIYAGLCMVIVVSTVASRFLKEKADDQFLGSLDGLTVGLGKAACVVMFVYFALRMVGVAHDDNWSLLLSSSYGYWFLTEILLFVLLPCIVLTVGFKRNSATLVRVGAFHAIAGVILTRLNISILMFNWNLPGHFHAIVPPIREVFIVLSIITLHILIFRWILNRMPVMREDPAYADDPH
- a CDS encoding 4Fe-4S dicluster domain-containing protein yields the protein MDKPVKDAGGGSKRGEGKDGKFTVNRRDFLRGVAVVGGAAFLGSPADALASRELTGWPDRVGMLTDLTECVGCRTCESACNAANGLPAPEVPFDEKSVFERKRRPTASAYTVVNRYGNAKGSGNPIYRKVQCNHCEEPSCASACPVRAYTKTPEGPVLYDKDVCFGCRYCMVACPYYAPAYDYESALEPRVVKCTMCHGRIKAGGIPACAGSCPVGAITFGNRTKLLKIARERIRKFPDRYVDQVYGEFEAGGTSWMYLSGIPFGELDFPTNLPRKPIVENTRGFLSAVPLVLTLWPALLGLCYTANRNKEEKG
- a CDS encoding cytochrome c3 family protein, translating into MNTKTVLTIALFWLMAITAAPYAGAGGAAAKPAGSPKGKMPGTILLGSLAKKYGPVKFDHPKHVGTAGSCNECHHQHGGAQAPSCGGCHTIDASSFKKNVQFGRIRPCGECHQATYDAGKIDRPTLAAAYHRACIKCHREVGSVGTDPKGCTEMCHESSAQAKAP
- a CDS encoding M56 family metallopeptidase; this translates as MSLSGFFHSFPGLYVTQAFFHSLVASVVAEIAIKAWDVRNPVVRQRVLLVPVVAPVFLFPLFRLVSPERDSAYFRLETIFESGRWLEFEALGTRPAMGGLALVFAVTSLVFLFQELIPILGHTFRSGKPGKSPDTLDCMEDPEILAEMESLMVVPPSVFVVEDDDFLIFSTTGKNAAVYVSSSLVKSLTEGELRSAVAHEISHVLRSRHPMLVAAYLLRALMFFNPVVLMEFRRAAQEEEKVCDAFAVNLTRNRGALVDALRKLYLPPEEDAPVARRTTRKTAKEIEERSHRLNIESRISRLESRIEEDRGIRWLVPTAVVAAVVVINYYIV
- the tpx gene encoding thiol peroxidase, with the protein product MQERKGVITFKGNPMTLLGPEIKAGDKAPDFRVVDTGMASVTLADFKGKVKIISAVPSLDTPTCDTETRRFNQEAAGIPGNVVVLTVSLDLPFAQKRWCAAAGIDKVKTLSDYQDRSFASAYGVLIKELKLLSRSIFVVDATDTVRYVQHVKEVAQEPDYAAVLAAARNLA
- a CDS encoding histone deacetylase: MTRYATGVFYHPSFSRRSYLTVGTRLADFPGALDGVLRDERVKLYESGPVSRELVLKVHTPGLIEGVKGDPLCSTAWHSAGGVVSAGEKIAEGEIGNAFAFIGAGGHHAGRDFFGGYCCFNDVALCVVNLREKHGFRRFAILDTDAHHGDGTRELFLDDPDILHVCFCGREFESPDRTKVDVGYPEPRGTGARRPVNDAYFDRVAHQFPDRVRRFRPDLLFWYFGFDTHQGDYGDIGLTGPCYWNIACLMRDLAGEICGGKLAVVLGGGSRTELATSLIPPVIERLAAVTVSGKAP
- a CDS encoding 2-hydroxyacyl-CoA dehydratase family protein, which translates into the protein MIVRRVRYEIVSRAIGPILVSTERWRRRLRDRKGGRAKAPFGPPLESTRKLKELTTLHYLTGRFADGAVPVAWVTSGFPVEVLRTLGFHTVYPENHGAICSVKRMVPVLSGAVEREGYSRDLCGYARADLGSVATGNTPVGRLPKPDLLCCCTNICQTVLYWYRALAVHFRVPLVVIDTPFVYGEARPHLLAYIADQLRELAEIAERVAGRKVDRATLAGTMRLAREGTSLWDECLRAGRARPSPWTGFDSFFHLAPIVAMRGTRECNAYYRMLRDELNDRVARGVGGIADERVRLLWDNLPIWFHLRDLSTVLARNGFNVVCATYTNAWAEAGAMLDPADPEGSSARAYLHVLLNRDLPHKLSVMKRLCREYGAAGAIFHSDRSCKPYSIGQIDLMGRLAAEEGVRGLLLEADHADPRAWSEAQAYNRLHAFMELFR